The DNA sequence CGTCGGCCCGCTCCACTGCGCCACCTGACCGGCCCGGTACGCCGGGGCGGGCACGCCGTACGCCGGGATGCCGCGTGACCTGCGAAGATACGCCACGTTCACACCTGGTTGCCTAATTGTCACGGAACCGACCGGCTGCACCGGAAATGAGATGACAACGCGCGCCGGTTGCAGCAAGGTAGTCGGGGTCGATGAGTCCTGCCGGTCGCGCCGGTCCTCATTGCACAGGGCGATGGCCGTGGCTGAGACCCGAATCCCGACGGCTCGTCCTGACCGTACATCACCGACGACTCCGATTGAGGTGCCGTGTCCGGCGTCAAACATGCGACAACGTCCGCCACGAGCGCGGCCGAGGGGGTGCGCCGTACCCCCGCGGTGGTCCCGCTGCTGGTGCTCGCCACGTTCGTGGTCATCCTCAACGAGACCATCCTCATCAACGCGATCCCGCGCTTGATGGACGCGATGCACATCACCGAGCACACCGCGCAGTGGCTGTCCACCGCGTTCATGCTCACGTTGGCCGCGGTCATCCCGATCACCGGCTGGTTCCTCGACCGCGTCACCACGCGGGTCGCGTACGGCACGGCGATGGGCCTGTTCCTGTTCGGCACCGCGCTCGCCGCGGTCGCCCCGGCCTTCGCGGTGCTGCTCGCCGCCCGGATCATCCAGGCGTGCGGGACGGGCATCATGATGCCGCTGCTCATGACCACCCTCATGCGGGTGGTGCCGGTGTCCGACCGGGGCCGGGTGATGGGCAACGTCTCGCTCGCCATCTCCGTGGCGCCCGCGATGGGGCCGACGGTCTCCGGGCTGATCCTCGCGCTCGGGTCGTGGCGGCTGCTGTTCGCCGTGGTGCTCCCCATCGCGGCCCTGGTCACCTGGGGCGGGCTGCGGCGGCTGCCGAACGTCGGCGAGCCGCGGGAGTCCTCCGTCGACTGGCTGAGCGTGGTCACCGCCGCCGCCGGGTTCGGCGGCCTGGTGTACGGGCTGAGCCTGTTCGAGGGCGGCGACCTCCGGGTCGCGTCCGCGATCACGGCCGGGGGCCTCGCGCTGATCGCCGTGTTCGTGCTGCGCCAGCTCCGGCTGCAGCGGCGCGGCGCGCCCCTGCTCGACCTGCGCACGCTGCGCCACCGCCCCTACGCCATCGGGCTGGTCATGCTGTCGGTGGCGTTCATGGCGATGCTCGGCACGATGGTGCTGCTCCCGCTCTACCTGCAGAACCTGCGCGCGCTCAGCCCGCTCGCGACCGGGCTCCTCGTCATGCCCGGGGGCCTGGCGATGGGGCTGCTCGGCCCGGTGGTCGGCCGGCTGTACGACCGGTACGGCGGGCGCGTGCTGATCATCCCGGGCGCGGCCGGCATCACGCTCGCGCTCGCCGGGTTCACCCAGGTGACGCTCGCCACGCCGTACTGGGTGCTGCTCGCCCTGCACATGCTGCTGTCGCTGTGCCTCGCGGCGACGTTCACCCCGGTGTTCACGATCGCGCTCGGGGCGGTCCCGTCGTCGCTGTACTCGCACGCCAGCTCGATCCTCAACACGCTGCAGCAGGTCTCCGGCGCCTTCGGCACCGCGCTCGTGGTCACCGTGATGAGCATGCGGGCCGACGCGCTGCGGTCCTCGGGGGTCGCCGACGCGCTCGCCGCGCTCGGCGGCATGCGGCTGGCGTTCATCGTCGGCGCGGTGCTGTCGCTGATCGTGATCGCCACGGCCCTGTTCATGCCGGCCCGGTCGGAGAACGCCGGCGACCACGTGGGGGCGATGCACTGACCGGCGGCTACCCCGCGATGGCGAGCTGCACCACGGCGAGTACGGCGAGCAGCGCGGGGCCGCGCAGCAGCCGCATGACCAGGTCCGGCGGCATCGGCCCGAACGGGCCGGTGTCGACCACCATGCTCGTGTGGTCGAGCGGCGGCCGGGTCGCCATGCGGTAGCACACGGCGACCGCGCCGACGGCGGACACCGCGGCGGTGAGCGGCGAGATCGGGGCCAGGAGCGCCGAGGCCGCCGACCACACGACCGCGCCCGCGGCGGGCACCACCAGGTGCGCGAGCTTGAGCGTCAGGTCCGTGCCGCCGAGCGCCCGGCGGAGCGCGGGCGCGTGCGCGATGAGCCGCAGCCCGCCCGCGAGCCGGTAGGCCGCGAGGAACGCCGCCACCAGGTGGATCGCGGGCAGGAACGCGGTGAGCCCGGCCAGGTGCGCGGCGTACGGCACGGGGAGCAGCGCGGCCCACGCGAGCAGGCCGGTCCGCATGCGCAGCACCCGGGCCACGTCGGCCCGGACCAGCGCGGCCACCCGGTTGCCGCGGATCCCGGCGGGCCGGACCCGGGCGAGCGCGCGCAGCCGCCGCTCGGTCACCACCGGCCAGAACAGGGTGCTGTCGAGCGAGAGCAACGACACCCGGGCCGCGAGCGCGAGCTCGCCGCCCGAGCACGCCGTACCGCGGGTCATGTCCGCCAGATGGCGGCGGGCCGCGTACATCGCGACGGCCGCGCACGCCACGAGGGCGAGCGCACCGGCCCACGTCGCCGTCCCGGTCGCCGCCAGCGCGGGCGGCGGGACGGCGGGCCGGAGCAGCGGGACCGCGAGCACCGCGGCGGTGAGCGCGTACCCGGCCGCGGTCAGCCGGCGGCGCAGCACCGGCACCGGCCGCCGCCGCGCCTGGGCCACGGCGCAGCCGCAGGTGATCGCCGCGCCGAGCGCCGCCCACCCGGTCAGCCACGGCACCGGCGGCGGGCCGAGGCGGGTGACGAGCAGCAGCGCGAACCCGATCGCGGCCGCCAGGCCCGCGCCGGCCGCCACGGCGATCGCGAGCGGCACGGTGAGCAGGCCGGTGCGGTCGACCGGGGTGCTGAGCAGCCAGGTGCGGGCGGCCGCGCCGGCGTACACGGGCCCGAACGCCAGCAGCGCCCGGGCGAGCGCCACCACGCCCAGCACGGCCGCGGTGATCACCGTCCACTCCACGATCGGGGTGATCGGGGTCACCGGGGCCCGGCCCGCCGCGCCGATGTGGCCGAGCGTCGACGGCACCGCCTCGGCGGCGATGGCGAGGAACACCGCGGCGTAGATCGTGCGCTCGGCGAGCACCATGAGGATCTCCCGGGGCGGCCGCCGCGGCCTGCCCGCCCGCCGCCTGCGGCGCAGCTCCCGGGGACGGGGGTACGGCGAGCGCGCCGCGGCGAGCGTCACGAGCCCACCTCGATGACCCGGTCGGCCACCGCGTCGACCAGCTCCCGGTCGTGGGACGCGAACAGCACGGCCACCCCGGAGGCGAGCTCGGCGCCGAGCCGGGAGACGAGCCAGGCGCGCCCCTCGGCGTCGAGCCGCTGCTCCGGCTCGTCGAGGAGGAGGATGCGGCGCGGGCGGACCAGGCACGAGGCGAGCCCGAACCGGTGCCGCTGCCCGCTCGACAGCGTGATCGGCAGCCGGTCCGCGAGCGGCAGCAGGTCGAGCTCGCGCAGCACGTCCTCGACGGTCCGTTCGGGGTCCGGCA is a window from the Thermopolyspora flexuosa genome containing:
- a CDS encoding DHA2 family efflux MFS transporter permease subunit — protein: MSGVKHATTSATSAAEGVRRTPAVVPLLVLATFVVILNETILINAIPRLMDAMHITEHTAQWLSTAFMLTLAAVIPITGWFLDRVTTRVAYGTAMGLFLFGTALAAVAPAFAVLLAARIIQACGTGIMMPLLMTTLMRVVPVSDRGRVMGNVSLAISVAPAMGPTVSGLILALGSWRLLFAVVLPIAALVTWGGLRRLPNVGEPRESSVDWLSVVTAAAGFGGLVYGLSLFEGGDLRVASAITAGGLALIAVFVLRQLRLQRRGAPLLDLRTLRHRPYAIGLVMLSVAFMAMLGTMVLLPLYLQNLRALSPLATGLLVMPGGLAMGLLGPVVGRLYDRYGGRVLIIPGAAGITLALAGFTQVTLATPYWVLLALHMLLSLCLAATFTPVFTIALGAVPSSLYSHASSILNTLQQVSGAFGTALVVTVMSMRADALRSSGVADALAALGGMRLAFIVGAVLSLIVIATALFMPARSENAGDHVGAMH
- a CDS encoding DUF6297 family protein produces the protein MTLAAARSPYPRPRELRRRRRAGRPRRPPREILMVLAERTIYAAVFLAIAAEAVPSTLGHIGAAGRAPVTPITPIVEWTVITAAVLGVVALARALLAFGPVYAGAAARTWLLSTPVDRTGLLTVPLAIAVAAGAGLAAAIGFALLLVTRLGPPPVPWLTGWAALGAAITCGCAVAQARRRPVPVLRRRLTAAGYALTAAVLAVPLLRPAVPPPALAATGTATWAGALALVACAAVAMYAARRHLADMTRGTACSGGELALAARVSLLSLDSTLFWPVVTERRLRALARVRPAGIRGNRVAALVRADVARVLRMRTGLLAWAALLPVPYAAHLAGLTAFLPAIHLVAAFLAAYRLAGGLRLIAHAPALRRALGGTDLTLKLAHLVVPAAGAVVWSAASALLAPISPLTAAVSAVGAVAVCYRMATRPPLDHTSMVVDTGPFGPMPPDLVMRLLRGPALLAVLAVVQLAIAG